In Bacillus sp. SB49, a single window of DNA contains:
- a CDS encoding YitT family protein, whose amino-acid sequence MFVVEIRRILIVLLGSLLNALSLNLFLIEANVYASGFTGVSQLLTSISSDFLGIPGVSTGLVLLVLNIPVAILGWYKVGKGFTVYSAISVAFTTLFLEVIPVQQLSGDIILNAVFGGVIGGAGVGITLKWGASTGGLDIIAMVLSRMKDRPIGIYFLIINSVIIAVAGILYEPENALYTLLTLYVTTRVIDAIHTRHEKLTAMIITTKAAALEKEIHKSMVRGITTLPAKGAFTQQDKNMLVMVITRYELYDLQHIIQEVDPQAFTNIVQTTGIFGFFRKDDK is encoded by the coding sequence TTGTTTGTTGTAGAAATTAGAAGAATATTAATTGTTTTACTGGGATCGTTATTAAATGCGTTGTCCCTTAACTTATTCTTAATAGAGGCAAATGTTTATGCAAGCGGATTTACGGGGGTTTCCCAGCTCTTGACGAGTATTTCCAGTGATTTTCTGGGCATTCCTGGTGTGAGTACGGGACTTGTCCTGTTAGTGCTCAACATCCCTGTCGCCATATTGGGTTGGTATAAGGTAGGGAAAGGGTTCACCGTCTACAGCGCCATTTCTGTTGCGTTCACGACGTTGTTCCTCGAAGTCATCCCCGTGCAGCAGCTTTCCGGAGATATTATACTGAACGCCGTGTTCGGCGGTGTTATCGGTGGAGCCGGTGTCGGGATCACGTTGAAATGGGGTGCTTCCACCGGAGGCCTGGACATCATCGCCATGGTGCTGTCCCGTATGAAGGACCGCCCGATCGGTATTTATTTTCTTATCATTAACAGTGTAATTATTGCGGTAGCCGGTATTTTATATGAACCGGAAAACGCGCTTTATACATTATTAACTCTTTACGTAACGACAAGGGTCATTGATGCGATCCATACGCGTCACGAGAAGTTGACGGCCATGATCATCACGACAAAGGCTGCTGCCCTGGAGAAGGAAATCCATAAAAGCATGGTTCGTGGAATTACCACGCTGCCTGCCAAAGGAGCCTTCACCCAACAGGACAAGAATATGCTTGTTATGGTTATTACGAGATACGAGCTGTATGATTTGCAGCATATTATTCAGGAAGTGGACCCGCAGGCGTTTACCAACATCGTTCAAACGACAGGTATCTTCGGTTTCTTCCGAAAAGATGATAAATGA
- a CDS encoding BsuPI-related putative proteinase inhibitor gives MKKFLAILLGALLLLLVAACTNDSGQEEADGEEKEETEASASPDMEAEIDMETLLDQIEMDAAVNASGDAATFEFSLKNTGEDPVILGFTSGQKYEVEVKNVSGETVYKYSDGQMFTQALTTEELAGGGTYQAEDTWKGIEQPGKYEVTMTILVHTINDQSLEANPFQVTQEFTVQPDKKESDQDQASTEEETPSEETEEAAPPVEDSYSGDGETFRSLTVSGDNGSYVVKGEANVSNGTFIYTVEDGHNVQVEPSEKQVGASSSWTPFEISVTIPEDKLPDFGTITLTMFTENGDGLPENLNYIPLDRF, from the coding sequence ATGAAAAAATTTCTTGCCATTTTGTTAGGGGCCCTCTTGTTGTTGTTGGTGGCTGCCTGTACAAATGATTCAGGCCAGGAAGAAGCAGACGGAGAAGAAAAAGAAGAGACGGAAGCATCAGCTTCACCGGATATGGAGGCGGAGATTGATATGGAGACATTGCTCGATCAGATTGAAATGGATGCGGCAGTAAATGCATCCGGCGACGCAGCAACCTTCGAATTCTCGCTTAAAAATACAGGAGAAGATCCAGTGATTTTGGGCTTTACTTCCGGTCAGAAATACGAAGTGGAAGTGAAGAATGTATCAGGAGAAACGGTGTACAAGTATTCCGATGGTCAAATGTTCACACAGGCGCTGACGACGGAAGAACTTGCCGGCGGAGGCACGTATCAGGCTGAGGATACATGGAAAGGGATCGAACAGCCCGGGAAGTATGAGGTTACGATGACAATCCTTGTACATACCATCAATGACCAATCCCTCGAGGCGAACCCGTTCCAAGTGACGCAGGAATTCACGGTGCAGCCGGATAAGAAAGAATCGGATCAGGATCAGGCGTCGACAGAGGAAGAGACGCCTTCGGAAGAGACAGAGGAAGCAGCTCCGCCCGTCGAGGACAGTTACAGCGGAGATGGGGAAACGTTCCGGTCTCTTACCGTGTCAGGGGACAATGGATCCTATGTGGTTAAAGGGGAAGCCAATGTTTCCAACGGTACCTTCATTTATACCGTGGAAGATGGACATAATGTGCAGGTGGAGCCTTCTGAAAAACAGGTAGGGGCGTCGTCTTCCTGGACACCTTTTGAAATAAGTGTCACCATTCCAGAGGACAAACTTCCGGACTTCGGCACGATCACCCTCACTATGTTTACGGAAAATGGGGACGGTCTGCCTGAGAACTTGAACTACATTCCACTGGATCGATTCTAA
- a CDS encoding NifU N-terminal domain-containing protein has translation MAIQVQETPNPNARKFTVEKLIFQGDGSVSVMPGQTSEHTIMNDLMELDGVDNVFGFQNFITVNKLPQADWDELNPKVKSTLEEHGY, from the coding sequence ATGGCTATACAAGTACAAGAAACACCTAATCCAAATGCTCGTAAATTCACGGTGGAAAAGCTTATTTTCCAAGGAGACGGCAGCGTTTCCGTTATGCCGGGACAAACGAGTGAACATACAATCATGAACGATTTGATGGAGCTCGACGGCGTCGACAACGTCTTTGGTTTCCAAAATTTCATCACGGTCAATAAACTTCCCCAAGCCGACTGGGACGAGTTGAATCCAAAAGTGAAAAGCACGCTCGAAGAACACGGATATTGA
- a CDS encoding DUF2785 domain-containing protein, with protein METRLIDVLQPIKDNDYTLQDGQNLQELTTMMLQKIGSVHPVLREDLIRPVFTSFIARNHYTNEQLKNILQSILNKNYLFYRIAMSKNEEDAVFKRSYSVLLIPPIMDKHREDPFLKEEDIRRVWDSLKKYVPQEKDTRACVKDKGWAHAMAHAADAVYSTAACEEITREDILDMLPIIRDKFMIDKPYLFDEEERMVTAVLMMFRKISHAERVEWLESLLYERESWKDPDEDIIINNSKHFLRALYFRMLDGDYRELKQVLENLLRELRKQEAY; from the coding sequence ATGGAAACGAGATTAATCGATGTCTTGCAGCCGATCAAAGACAATGATTATACATTGCAGGACGGCCAGAATTTACAAGAGCTCACGACTATGATGCTACAAAAAATCGGATCTGTCCATCCTGTTCTCAGGGAGGATCTTATTCGTCCGGTTTTTACATCCTTTATTGCCAGAAACCATTACACCAACGAACAATTAAAGAATATTCTCCAATCGATTTTAAATAAAAATTATTTGTTTTACCGGATAGCGATGTCCAAAAATGAAGAAGACGCCGTGTTCAAGCGCAGCTATTCCGTGCTTCTGATTCCACCGATCATGGACAAGCACCGGGAAGATCCGTTCCTGAAAGAAGAAGATATCCGGCGGGTTTGGGACAGCCTGAAGAAATATGTTCCCCAGGAGAAAGATACCCGTGCCTGCGTCAAAGACAAAGGTTGGGCTCATGCGATGGCTCATGCAGCGGATGCGGTATACAGTACGGCAGCGTGTGAAGAAATTACAAGGGAAGACATTCTCGATATGCTTCCGATCATCCGCGATAAATTCATGATCGACAAACCGTATCTGTTTGATGAGGAAGAACGGATGGTGACGGCGGTATTGATGATGTTCCGGAAAATCAGTCATGCGGAAAGAGTGGAATGGCTGGAATCACTCCTTTATGAGCGGGAAAGCTGGAAAGATCCCGATGAGGATATCATCATCAATAACAGCAAACACTTCTTAAGAGCGCTGTACTTCCGAATGCTCGACGGCGATTACCGGGAACTTAAACAGGTTTTAGAAAATCTGCTGCGGGAATTGAGGAAACAGGAAGCCTATTAA
- a CDS encoding DUF3813 domain-containing protein — translation MERNLFENAREAVNRFTQRRDTNGASQEDMKAAKDAIQSAYSQCSQEEKQQLQQLEQQIEAHNNSLR, via the coding sequence ATGGAAAGAAACCTTTTTGAAAATGCGCGCGAAGCGGTCAACCGTTTCACTCAGCGTCGTGATACGAACGGCGCCAGCCAAGAGGATATGAAAGCCGCTAAAGATGCTATCCAGTCTGCATATAGCCAATGTTCTCAAGAAGAGAAACAACAGCTACAGCAATTGGAGCAGCAAATCGAAGCGCATAACAACAGCTTGCGATAA